One genomic segment of Trichococcus shcherbakoviae includes these proteins:
- the holB gene encoding DNA polymerase III subunit delta', producing the protein MDGVTQLLMRQQPELLERFQRTIREKRLVHAYLFEGAQGTGKEELARWITQMLFCEELQDDQPCGHCNHCLRIAAGEFPDMAEIRPDGNTIKVNQVRELKAELSKSGMEGSRKVYLIYDAEKMTVSASNSLLTFLEEPQKDTYLILMTTAKENILPTIRSRCQIVHFQVINKQILGETLEAQGIKHENAALLAAITNNQEAALLLNQEESFHESKKRTWAWFQLMTDKNPQAFVFVQTDLMDGLKDKNDGHFFLDLLLFYYRDLLYTKYSNKQAIVNKNHGKEYERIAEKLHPQEITRHMENILNGKKHLEANVQLQGVLEEIALGNSL; encoded by the coding sequence ATGGATGGTGTGACACAGCTTTTGATGAGGCAACAGCCGGAACTGCTCGAAAGGTTCCAACGGACGATTCGTGAAAAACGACTGGTCCACGCTTATTTGTTTGAAGGAGCGCAGGGAACCGGTAAGGAAGAATTGGCGCGTTGGATAACTCAGATGCTCTTTTGCGAGGAGCTGCAGGATGATCAGCCTTGTGGGCACTGCAATCATTGCCTGCGGATTGCGGCGGGCGAATTTCCCGATATGGCGGAAATCAGGCCGGATGGCAACACCATCAAAGTCAACCAAGTACGCGAACTGAAGGCCGAGCTTTCCAAAAGCGGGATGGAGGGCAGCCGCAAGGTCTATCTGATTTATGACGCCGAAAAAATGACGGTCAGCGCTTCGAACAGTCTGCTGACGTTTTTGGAGGAGCCGCAGAAAGATACTTACCTGATTCTGATGACCACGGCCAAGGAAAATATCCTGCCGACCATCCGCTCACGTTGCCAAATCGTCCATTTCCAGGTCATCAACAAGCAGATTTTAGGGGAAACCTTGGAGGCACAGGGGATAAAGCATGAAAATGCGGCTTTGTTGGCGGCCATCACCAATAACCAAGAAGCAGCTTTGTTGCTGAACCAAGAGGAAAGCTTCCACGAATCCAAGAAGCGGACGTGGGCTTGGTTCCAACTGATGACCGATAAAAATCCCCAAGCATTTGTGTTTGTGCAGACCGACTTGATGGACGGGCTGAAGGACAAAAATGATGGGCACTTCTTTTTGGACTTGCTATTATTCTATTACCGTGATTTACTGTATACCAAGTACAGCAATAAGCAAGCTATCGTCAACAAAAATCACGGAAAAGAGTACGAGCGTATTGCAGAAAAACTGCATCCTCAGGAAATCACCCGGCATATGGAAAATATCCTCAATGGAAAGAAACATCTGGAAGCAAATGTTCAACTCCAAGGGGTACTGGAAGAAATCGCGCTCGGGAATAGCCTATAG
- a CDS encoding cyclic-di-AMP receptor: protein MKLIMAIIQDKDSAILSDELVEANVRATKLPSTGGFLRAGNTTFMIGVEDERVDEVLSIIKTNCEAREQFVATPVSMDVPLDNAIAYPMEVHVGGATVFVLPVDSFHRF from the coding sequence ATGAAATTAATTATGGCTATAATTCAAGATAAAGACAGTGCTATCCTATCCGATGAGTTGGTGGAAGCGAACGTCCGCGCTACGAAATTGCCCTCTACAGGCGGTTTTCTGCGCGCCGGCAATACCACCTTCATGATCGGTGTGGAAGACGAACGGGTCGATGAAGTATTGAGTATCATCAAAACCAATTGTGAAGCGCGCGAGCAGTTCGTAGCGACTCCAGTAAGCATGGATGTGCCGTTGGACAACGCAATCGCCTATCCGATGGAAGTGCATGTAGGCGGAGCGACCGTGTTTGTCTTGCCGGTAGATAGTTTTCACAGATTCTGA
- the tmk gene encoding dTMP kinase — MRGIFITIEGPDGSGKTTALQQVVPRLQQEMNRKVVATREPGGSPIAEKIRSLILDPLHTDMDSRTEALLYAASRRQHLIEKVLPVLESGDVIFCDRFVDSSIAYQGYARGIGEEGIREINQFATGGLEPDVTLYIDVPAEVGIQRIHANLDEREYNRLDQEKLDFHEKVRAGYQQLAKANPERIVVVDGTMSREAVAEACYHIIKNRFPSYF; from the coding sequence GTGAGAGGGATTTTCATCACAATCGAAGGGCCAGATGGCTCAGGCAAGACAACCGCGTTGCAGCAAGTAGTGCCGCGTCTGCAACAAGAGATGAACCGTAAAGTGGTAGCGACGAGAGAACCGGGTGGAAGCCCAATCGCGGAAAAGATCCGCTCGTTGATACTGGATCCTTTGCATACGGACATGGATTCTAGGACAGAGGCTTTATTGTATGCGGCAAGCCGCCGCCAACATCTGATCGAAAAGGTGTTGCCCGTTTTGGAAAGTGGAGACGTCATTTTTTGTGATCGTTTTGTAGATAGTTCAATCGCTTATCAAGGCTACGCAAGAGGCATCGGTGAAGAGGGTATCCGTGAAATCAACCAATTCGCAACAGGAGGTCTCGAGCCGGATGTGACGTTGTATATCGATGTCCCGGCGGAAGTGGGCATTCAAAGGATCCATGCGAATCTGGACGAACGGGAATACAACCGTTTGGATCAGGAAAAGCTCGATTTCCATGAAAAAGTCCGAGCCGGCTATCAGCAATTGGCGAAGGCTAATCCGGAACGGATAGTGGTCGTCGATGGCACGATGAGCCGTGAAGCTGTAGCGGAAGCGTGCTATCACATCATCAAAAACAGATTTCCAAGCTATTTTTAG
- a CDS encoding ABC transporter ATP-binding protein: MMGGNGFKGGRGGFLTEEEKQNSPKITAQLLKRMFSYLIPYWKQLIVSVLAIITSSVFGVFPTILTGRIIDEGLLQQDLTVLIRLIGLSFGVLIIANLISVVESYVNVWMAENITYDMRNKMYSHLQRMSHRFFTTSKQGDIITRMTSDIGGVQSVLTGTWTSILQNFATLTVALVTMYTKSPLLATIGIVVVPLFILPTKRVGKRRWEITLESRKHNDDINQILNETLSVSGQLLSKLFVTENYEFDRYQEANKQMIRLNIKESMAGKWFRVVINVFTNIGPMLIYLVGGILIIEYGNTDLTIGDITVMVALLGRMYGPVNSLLNIQVDMIRSMALFDRIFEYFDLPVEIDNDPQALRPESFAGELAFEEVSFHYDPDQPILNNVSFELKPGSSVAIVGPSGAGKSTIINLIPRLYDVTGGRIRLDGVDIRKLDLAFLRQHIGVVTQDTYLFNGTIRENLLYAKSDATQAEIEQACSEANIHAFISGLPKGYDTVVGNRGMKLSGGEKQRLSIARIILRKPGLIIFDEATSSLDSISEHAIQEAIAPILAKSTSLIIAHRLSTILSADEILVLEKGKIVERGDHETLVKKGGIYTTLYNTQMKQT; the protein is encoded by the coding sequence ATGATGGGCGGCAACGGGTTCAAAGGGGGCCGCGGCGGTTTCCTGACGGAGGAGGAAAAACAGAACAGCCCAAAAATCACGGCGCAGTTGCTGAAGCGGATGTTCAGTTATCTCATACCTTATTGGAAGCAGCTCATCGTTTCCGTGCTGGCGATCATCACCTCATCGGTATTCGGTGTGTTTCCGACAATACTGACTGGACGTATCATCGATGAAGGCCTGTTGCAGCAGGACCTGACTGTGCTGATCCGTCTGATCGGCCTCTCGTTCGGGGTGTTGATCATCGCCAATCTGATCAGCGTCGTGGAGAGCTATGTCAATGTCTGGATGGCGGAAAACATCACCTATGATATGCGCAATAAGATGTACAGCCATCTGCAGCGGATGTCGCACCGGTTCTTCACGACCAGCAAGCAGGGCGACATCATCACCCGCATGACCAGCGATATCGGCGGCGTGCAGAGTGTTCTGACGGGTACTTGGACGAGTATCCTGCAGAATTTTGCGACGTTGACGGTTGCGCTCGTCACGATGTACACGAAAAGCCCTTTGCTGGCGACGATCGGTATCGTGGTAGTGCCGTTGTTCATCCTGCCGACGAAGCGCGTGGGCAAAAGGCGTTGGGAAATAACGCTTGAGTCACGGAAGCACAATGACGACATCAACCAGATCCTGAACGAGACGCTCAGTGTCAGCGGGCAATTGCTTTCGAAATTGTTCGTCACGGAAAACTACGAGTTCGACCGCTATCAGGAAGCCAACAAACAGATGATTCGCTTGAACATCAAGGAAAGTATGGCGGGCAAATGGTTCCGGGTCGTGATCAACGTCTTCACGAACATCGGTCCGATGTTGATCTATCTGGTCGGCGGAATTCTCATTATTGAATACGGCAACACGGATCTGACAATCGGGGATATTACCGTCATGGTGGCGCTCCTGGGCAGGATGTACGGACCAGTCAATTCCTTGCTGAATATCCAGGTTGATATGATCCGCTCGATGGCACTTTTTGATCGCATATTCGAGTATTTCGATCTGCCTGTGGAAATCGACAATGATCCGCAGGCGCTCCGGCCTGAGTCGTTTGCTGGCGAGTTGGCTTTTGAAGAGGTTTCCTTCCACTATGATCCGGACCAGCCGATATTGAACAACGTCAGTTTCGAGCTGAAGCCGGGATCATCCGTCGCCATCGTCGGGCCTTCGGGAGCGGGCAAGTCCACCATCATCAACCTGATTCCGCGCCTCTATGATGTGACAGGCGGAAGAATCCGATTGGACGGCGTCGATATTCGCAAACTCGATCTGGCCTTTCTACGCCAGCACATCGGCGTGGTGACGCAGGACACGTATTTGTTCAACGGTACGATAAGAGAAAATCTGCTCTACGCCAAGTCCGATGCTACGCAGGCCGAAATCGAGCAAGCGTGCAGTGAAGCCAATATTCACGCGTTCATCAGTGGGCTGCCGAAAGGTTACGACACCGTAGTGGGTAACCGCGGCATGAAGCTTTCCGGCGGTGAAAAGCAGCGGCTTTCGATCGCTCGGATCATCCTTCGGAAACCGGGGCTAATCATTTTCGATGAAGCGACTTCTTCCTTGGACTCCATCTCGGAGCATGCCATCCAGGAAGCGATAGCGCCGATCCTGGCCAAAAGCACGAGCCTGATCATTGCGCATCGTCTTTCGACGATCCTGTCGGCTGATGAAATCTTGGTGCTGGAGAAAGGCAAAATCGTTGAACGAGGAGACCACGAGACGCTCGTCAAAAAGGGCGGCATCTACACGACGCTGTACAATACGCAAATGAAGCAAACATAG
- a CDS encoding MarR family winged helix-turn-helix transcriptional regulator has product MEEQNKDVIGSAMKLMRTLRRKENPAKHESRGAGRLLRVLQENDGMSSRELADRMGIRPASLTEMLNRLEADGILTRQSDPADQRRNRIFIQEKGSVLLKKMKAVRQTEREHINKSLTLDEQEQFVALCEKLTKSLEDFRNQAGEQ; this is encoded by the coding sequence ATGGAAGAACAAAATAAAGATGTCATCGGCAGCGCGATGAAGCTGATGCGTACGTTGCGGCGCAAGGAGAATCCCGCCAAGCACGAATCGCGCGGAGCGGGAAGGCTTTTGCGGGTATTGCAGGAAAACGACGGGATGAGTTCGCGGGAATTGGCTGACCGGATGGGAATCCGGCCGGCTTCCTTAACGGAGATGCTGAACCGGCTCGAGGCTGATGGGATCTTGACGCGTCAGTCAGACCCGGCTGATCAGCGCAGAAACAGGATTTTTATCCAGGAAAAGGGGTCTGTTTTATTGAAAAAAATGAAGGCAGTGCGCCAAACGGAAAGGGAGCACATCAATAAAAGCTTGACGTTGGATGAGCAGGAACAATTTGTCGCGCTCTGCGAAAAACTGACAAAATCCTTGGAGGACTTCAGAAACCAAGCGGGTGAGCAATGA
- a CDS encoding YaaL family protein: MAFHLNSASKKQGHLKQKYDEKLVDLISDVHQHYTTLAQLQQNAYDLPEDLRIFEKIAEAKYLFLLREAKERQIQADISAPKKAKQFRWRKRTNRAEDIFYSE; the protein is encoded by the coding sequence ATGGCATTCCATTTGAACAGCGCAAGCAAGAAGCAGGGACACTTAAAGCAGAAATACGACGAAAAACTGGTAGACTTGATCAGCGATGTCCATCAACATTACACTACTTTGGCTCAACTGCAGCAGAATGCCTATGATTTGCCGGAAGATTTGCGTATCTTTGAGAAGATAGCGGAAGCGAAATATCTGTTCCTGCTGCGGGAAGCCAAAGAAAGACAGATCCAAGCGGATATTTCCGCACCGAAAAAAGCCAAGCAATTCCGTTGGCGCAAGCGCACGAACCGCGCGGAAGATATTTTCTATTCGGAATGA
- the recR gene encoding recombination mediator RecR, whose protein sequence is MQYPEPIAKLIESFMKLPGIGQKTAARLAFFCLDMDEEAVLAFADALIRSKRDLHQCAICGNITESDPCNICADNTRDKSIILVVENPRDIMSMEKIREYHGLYHVLNGVLSPMEGTGPEDLNIASLIKRLQDETVKEIIIATNATAEGEATAMYLSRLIKPAGIKVTRLAYGLAVGSDIEYADEMTLFRAIDGRREL, encoded by the coding sequence ATGCAATACCCAGAACCGATAGCTAAATTAATCGAAAGTTTCATGAAATTGCCGGGCATCGGGCAAAAAACGGCAGCCCGGTTGGCCTTTTTCTGTCTGGATATGGATGAGGAGGCTGTGTTGGCGTTTGCGGACGCGCTGATCCGTTCAAAAAGGGATTTACACCAGTGCGCCATCTGCGGTAATATTACCGAATCAGATCCATGCAACATCTGTGCGGACAATACCCGGGACAAGTCCATTATCCTGGTGGTCGAAAATCCCCGCGACATCATGTCGATGGAGAAAATCCGGGAATACCACGGTTTGTACCATGTGTTGAATGGCGTCCTTTCACCGATGGAAGGGACCGGCCCGGAAGATCTGAACATTGCCAGTCTGATCAAACGCCTGCAGGATGAGACAGTCAAGGAAATCATCATCGCAACGAATGCGACAGCCGAAGGGGAAGCGACAGCAATGTATCTTTCGCGTCTGATCAAGCCGGCAGGTATCAAAGTGACGCGTCTGGCTTACGGGCTGGCGGTTGGCAGCGATATCGAATACGCGGATGAGATGACCCTCTTCCGTGCCATCGATGGGCGCCGGGAACTGTAA
- a CDS encoding YbaB/EbfC family nucleoid-associated protein translates to MRGGMGNMQGMMKQMQKMQKEMEQTQAELNITEFVGAASNDLVKITMTGNKKVTDVVIAPEAVDPEDVEMLQDLILMATNDALSKIDEATKAKLGKFASAIPGF, encoded by the coding sequence ATGCGAGGCGGAATGGGAAATATGCAAGGCATGATGAAACAAATGCAAAAAATGCAGAAAGAAATGGAGCAGACACAAGCAGAACTCAATATAACGGAGTTTGTCGGTGCGGCTTCAAATGATTTGGTCAAAATCACGATGACCGGCAACAAGAAGGTGACCGACGTTGTCATCGCACCTGAAGCGGTCGATCCGGAAGATGTGGAAATGCTGCAGGATCTGATCCTGATGGCGACTAATGACGCATTAAGCAAGATCGATGAAGCAACGAAAGCGAAATTGGGCAAGTTTGCCAGCGCGATTCCGGGCTTCTAA
- the dnaX gene encoding DNA polymerase III subunit gamma/tau, whose protein sequence is MSYQALYRVWRPQRFGDIAGQEAVTQTLKNALIQGKTSHAYLFTGPRGTGKTSAAKIFAKAINCHHRVDGEPCNECETCKAITEGRLNDVIEIDAASNNGVEEIRDIRDKARYAPTQADYKVYIIDEVHMLSTGAFNALLKTLEEPPENVIFILATTEPHKIPLTIISRTQRFDFKRISYQDIINRMAYILQEEKIGYDDQALHVIARSANGGMRDALSLLDQIISYGSDAVTFENAVKVSGSLTEEMMISFSSALLHEETESALQLLQEILSAGKEAGRFLEEMILFARDVLVYQQTKGKAFADNTQQYSEAFQTFSQEAPATFLYEMIEAFNETQGEMRFSTQPDIYLEVLAVKLSQSKAHAQAAAPSAQVAPNGEIQKLAHELELVKKELAKLQELIASGNLTVSQEGAKAAPVKKETARSSNTSVGFKPNMGRTYQILGEATKQDLARVRDFWTDILDVLSVTQRAVLKQANPVAASPTSFILSFQYDILCQKATEDAELQAAVDAATQRMLQRPGELVCLTEEQWTSVRRNYIQNRNDSPSAESVGEPKQAAPKQAGAPSAASKQQASATVGKDKPVDLDLPPEPPMPEMEDGYRGDYHPGNFADDFSVETDPIVIEEQKEQEVVDQALSLFGDEVVTVVED, encoded by the coding sequence ATGAGCTATCAAGCACTATATCGGGTTTGGCGCCCGCAGCGGTTCGGAGACATCGCAGGTCAGGAAGCGGTCACGCAGACGCTGAAGAATGCCTTAATACAGGGGAAAACGAGCCATGCTTACCTTTTTACCGGGCCGCGCGGAACGGGTAAGACGAGTGCAGCCAAGATTTTTGCGAAAGCCATCAACTGTCATCATCGCGTCGATGGGGAGCCGTGTAACGAATGTGAAACATGCAAGGCCATCACCGAAGGACGCTTGAACGACGTCATCGAAATCGATGCCGCCAGCAACAACGGCGTGGAGGAGATCCGGGACATCCGCGACAAAGCGCGTTATGCGCCGACCCAAGCCGACTACAAAGTCTACATCATCGATGAGGTCCATATGCTCTCGACCGGGGCCTTCAATGCGCTCCTGAAAACGCTGGAGGAGCCGCCGGAAAATGTCATCTTCATTTTGGCGACGACGGAACCGCATAAGATTCCGTTGACGATCATTTCCAGGACGCAGCGCTTCGACTTCAAGCGGATTTCCTATCAGGACATCATCAACCGGATGGCCTATATCCTGCAGGAGGAGAAGATCGGCTATGATGATCAGGCGCTGCATGTCATCGCGCGCTCCGCGAACGGCGGGATGCGGGATGCGCTCAGTTTGCTCGATCAGATCATTTCCTATGGTTCGGATGCGGTCACTTTCGAAAATGCGGTGAAAGTTTCAGGCAGTCTGACGGAGGAAATGATGATTTCCTTTTCCAGCGCGTTGCTACATGAAGAGACGGAATCGGCGCTGCAATTGCTGCAGGAAATTCTGAGTGCCGGCAAAGAGGCTGGTCGTTTCCTTGAGGAGATGATCCTGTTTGCGCGGGATGTGCTGGTTTATCAACAGACAAAAGGCAAGGCCTTTGCGGACAATACGCAACAATACAGCGAAGCTTTTCAGACTTTCTCGCAGGAGGCGCCGGCAACGTTCCTCTACGAGATGATCGAAGCCTTCAACGAGACCCAAGGGGAAATGCGCTTCTCAACGCAACCGGATATCTATCTGGAAGTGTTGGCGGTGAAGCTGTCCCAATCCAAGGCGCATGCACAGGCGGCAGCTCCGAGCGCACAAGTGGCACCGAACGGAGAAATCCAGAAGCTGGCGCACGAATTGGAGCTCGTCAAAAAGGAACTTGCGAAGCTGCAGGAACTGATCGCTTCCGGGAATCTTACCGTTTCCCAGGAGGGGGCCAAAGCGGCACCAGTCAAAAAAGAAACGGCTCGTTCGTCGAACACGTCAGTCGGATTCAAACCCAACATGGGGCGGACTTACCAGATTTTGGGTGAGGCTACGAAACAGGATCTTGCCCGCGTCCGGGATTTCTGGACGGACATCCTGGATGTGCTCTCGGTCACCCAACGTGCCGTGCTCAAGCAGGCCAATCCGGTGGCGGCGAGTCCGACCAGTTTCATCCTGTCGTTCCAGTATGATATCCTTTGCCAAAAGGCGACGGAGGATGCTGAACTGCAGGCGGCTGTGGATGCGGCAACGCAGCGGATGCTGCAGCGCCCTGGTGAATTAGTGTGCTTGACGGAAGAGCAGTGGACATCGGTGCGACGCAACTACATTCAGAACCGGAACGACAGCCCGTCTGCTGAATCCGTGGGTGAACCAAAACAAGCCGCGCCAAAACAGGCGGGGGCACCATCGGCTGCTTCTAAACAGCAGGCTTCGGCAACAGTCGGTAAGGATAAGCCTGTCGATCTGGATCTGCCGCCTGAACCTCCGATGCCGGAAATGGAAGACGGTTACCGCGGTGACTATCATCCCGGGAATTTCGCCGATGATTTTTCGGTCGAGACCGATCCAATCGTGATAGAGGAACAAAAGGAACAGGAAGTCGTCGATCAGGCGCTGAGCCTTTTCGGGGATGAAGTCGTAACTGTCGTCGAGGACTGA